The following are encoded in a window of Brachyhypopomus gauderio isolate BG-103 chromosome 18, BGAUD_0.2, whole genome shotgun sequence genomic DNA:
- the LOC143481573 gene encoding transcription factor SOX-30-like, with protein sequence MEKSPTRRPRVTFRTAERSQSGESRSNFVKKDIKGILKKYKRPVRSRFDQSRKTVSQDNGNISLTKPLPENSACKGEKSPYNKAILSANGDVDPVPLIKEESSSAIKISNVFSLEDVEDFPLQGQEACVLFKPGRMSPDLKLLFNTMDGEPVKLSEVPLPPLPTQQGTPVSVQVSTKGLDLTQPPLAAGNMKTMRYMDKNGYVKRPMNAFMVWARIHRPALCRANPRANNADISVQLGLEWSKLTDEQKMPYYEEAHRLKIIHRQEFPGWVYQPRPGKKKSSDPGRADVGVSDESVQTSSSSAMTGGQRSAPHYISPPSTRSKATELQTMPAFPGQNPPISSVTGITAPNMSQAASLAPVFKQTSHSVGSSSCGDVLSRTAYKTPGPQPNYNTAIDMPRQAPESSSTLFQLPTIAHLYPSAQLYPSNTLFVPPNFSFPTSFFVPGPQLYSAGTYPYPNRTYPYPNSTGHIADFMNTSDLIICTESGRQINSEGPSTSSEFLESAPSQDQFNNPAPENYVQVQRCSISDMEEGGEFRLLRLL encoded by the exons ATGGAGAAGAGCCCCACACGGAGGCCTCGGGTGACCTTCAGGACAGCCGAACGAAGTCAATCTGGGGAATCCCGATCAAACTTTGTAAAGAAAGATATCAAAGGCATACTGAAAAAGTACAAACGTCCTGTGAGGTCGAGATTTGATCAATCGCGAAAGACTGTAAGTCAAGATAATGGGAACATTTCCCTTACTAAACCCTTGCCTGAAAACAGTGCGTGTAAAGGGGAAAAATCACCGTATAACAAGGCAATTTTATCAGCAAATGGCGATGTCGACCCAGTGCCGTTAATCAAAGAAGAGAGTAGTTCCGCGATAAAAATAAGCAATGTCTTCTCACTGGAAGACGTTGAAGACTTTCCACTTCAGGGTCAAGAGGCCTGTGTCCTCTTCAAACCAGGCCGCATGTCTCCTGATCTCAAGTTGCTGTTTAACACAATGGATGGTGAGCCTGTCAAACTCAGTGAAGTACCACTTCCACCGCTCCCTACACAACAAGGAACCCCTGTCTCCGTCCAAGTGAGCACCAAAGGACTTGACCTCACTCAGCCTCCATTAGCTGCAG GTAATATGAAGACAATGCGGTACATGGACAAGAATGGCTATGTCAAAAGACCTATGAATGCCTTCATGGTGTGGGCAAGGATCCACCGTCCTGCCTTGTGTAGGGCCAACCCCAGAGCCAACAATGCAGATATCAGTGTCCAGCTCGGGCTAGAGTGGAGCAAGCTGACCGATGAACAGAAGATGCCCTACTACGAGGAGGCCCACAGGCTTAAAATAATCCACAGGCAGGAATTTCCTG GTTGGGTCTATCAGCCACGGCCTGGGAAAAAGAAGAGCTCAGACCCAGGAAGGGCAGATGTAGGCGTGAGTGATGAGAGTGTCCAGACCTCATCATCCTCAGCTATGACAGGAGGTCAGAGGTCTGCCCCTCATTACATCTCTCCTCCATCCACCAGGAGCAAGGCCACAGAGCTGCAGACTATGCCAGCATTCCCTG GACAAAATCCGCCCATCTCTAGTGTGACTGGGATAACAGCACCTAACATGTCCCAAGCAGCCAGTTTAGCCCCGGTATTCAAGCAAACCTCTCACTCTGTTGGATCATCCTCTTGCG GTGATGTGCTGTCTAGAACTGCATACAAGACACCTGGCCCACAGCCAAACTACAATACAGCCATTGATATGCCAAGACAGGCACCAGAGTCCAGTTCTACGCTCTTCCAGTTGCCTACCATTGCACATTTGTACCCATCAGCTCAACTGTATCCCAGTAACACCCTCTTTGTTCCGCCTAATTTCTCCTTTCCCACATCCTTCTTCGTGCCTGGGCCACAGTTGTACTCAGCGGG GACCTACCCTTATCCAAACAGGACCTACCCTTATCCAAACTCCACTGGTCACATAGCTGATTTTATGAACACCTCTGATCTGATCATCTGTACAGAGTCTGGGAGACAAATTAACAGTGAAGGCCCTTCCACCAGCTCAGAGTTCCTGGAATCTGCCCCATCTCAGGACCAGTTCAACAATCCTGCTCCAGAGAATTATGTTCAAGTGCAGAGATGCAGCATTTCAGATATGGAAGAGGGTGGTGAATTTCGATTGCTGAGGTTGCTTTAG